The following proteins are co-located in the Callithrix jacchus isolate 240 chromosome 10, calJac240_pri, whole genome shotgun sequence genome:
- the LOC144578212 gene encoding uncharacterized protein LOC144578212, with protein MPFLRFPEVTTAPGPEAGRGRRVGAGRQSPLWSRRGRRGWDGVGGAGPPVPGPAEKEGALAQDGRSSARSGALGARDADPPPPWERTAPARPLSGDRWETRPHNGSRPRLDVFLRLQTPRPVTGRGLGMFSWRAALKASPALRPVLFTNPAWQPVSGAESLPRLRSCRHPLRGPGPPRPPAGAEAVPLATSLRGKSAVLASEPGSCLLTASVELWPVTPSWRVVGSSDHAASAGAEPPPRLLESTHLPAQSSRRSLVFSQPLKPAASQASRRPSLDAVKLTPYVLSPHSLPILFSTQDCSSHC; from the coding sequence ATGCCCTTTCTCCGTTTCCCCGAAGTGACGACCGCACCTGGGCCGGAAGCGGGGAGGGGCCGCCGCGTGGGAGCCGGTCGCCAGAGCCCTCTGTGGTCGCGACGGGGGCGCAGGGGGTGGGACGGGGTTGGGGGGGCGGGACCCCCTGTGCCCGGCCCTGCGGAGAAGGAAGGGGCTCTAGCCCAGGACGGACGCTCCTCCGCGCGGTCGGGGGCGCTGGGGGCCCGAGACGCAGACCCGCCCCCACCGTGGGAACGCACCGCCCCCGCCCGGCCGCTCTCCGGGGACCGCTGGGAAACGCGCCCCCACAACGGTTCCCGGCCGCGCCTTGATGTTTTCCTCCGGCTGCAAACGCCCCGCCCCGTGACGGGCCGCGGGTTGGGGATGTTTTCGTGGCGCGCAGCCCTGAAGGCTTCCCCAGCGCTAAGGCCAGTGCTGTTCACCAACCCCGCGTGGCAGCCCGTGTCTGGGGCAGAGTCCTTGCCCAGGCTCCGGTCCTGCCGCCACCCCCTGCGTGGCCCCGGTCCCCCCAGGCCTCCCGCGGGAGCAGAAGCGGTCCCCTTGGCCACCTCCCTGCGTGGGAAGTCCGCAGTCCTGGCCTCTGAGCCGGGCTCGTGTCTTCTGACGGCCTCCGTGGAGCTGTGGCCGGTCACCCCCAGCTGGCGGGTCGTCGGAAGCTCAGACCACGCTGcttctgcaggggcagagcccccCCCCAGGCTCCTGGAGtccacccacctcccagcccAGAGCTCCAGGCGCAGCCTCGTGTTCTCTCAACCGCTTAAACCCGCGGCCAGCCAGGCTTCCAGAAGGCCGTCCCTGGACGCAGTGAAATTGACTCCCTACGTTCTGAGCCCCCATTCCCTTCCTATCCTGTTTTCCACCCAAGATTGTTCTTCACACTGTTGA